A single window of uncultured Pseudodesulfovibrio sp. DNA harbors:
- a CDS encoding DUF3343 domain-containing protein gives MSFLETIRRKLFGNKGEQRADRGLLVFENTSEVIRAERILRADGWDIKVMGPPPEIQTGCDLVIEFPLIEELNIRRSLEENESSPQDVVPVVGPLLDPVDLYQVKDFGDYLMVRAANMKLTVDKKTLVIVNISGGGCPDVPYLAVQMIGKTLDDAPKPREIGHTLCGYALDLAYQEVRRICSQ, from the coding sequence TTGAGTTTCCTTGAAACGATTCGACGAAAGCTATTTGGCAATAAGGGCGAGCAGCGTGCAGATCGTGGGCTGCTCGTCTTTGAGAATACCAGCGAGGTCATTCGTGCCGAGCGAATACTTCGGGCAGACGGGTGGGATATCAAAGTGATGGGGCCGCCCCCGGAGATTCAAACCGGGTGTGATCTGGTGATTGAGTTTCCTCTTATCGAAGAATTGAATATCCGGCGCAGCCTTGAAGAAAACGAATCTTCGCCACAGGATGTAGTGCCTGTAGTCGGGCCGTTGCTTGATCCTGTTGATTTGTATCAGGTCAAGGATTTTGGTGATTATTTGATGGTTCGCGCTGCCAATATGAAATTGACAGTCGATAAAAAAACATTGGTTATCGTCAATATTTCGGGTGGCGGATGTCCAGATGTGCCTTATCTGGCTGTGCAGATGATAGGAAAAACATTGGATGATGCGCCCAAGCCACGAGAGATCGGTCACACCTTGTGCGGATATGCGCTTGATCTTGCGTATCAGGAAGTGAGGCGCATATGCTCGCAATAG
- a CDS encoding sulfurtransferase TusA family protein gives MSEVVDARGLSCPQPVLVMLKKTEAMGTGKVDILVDTETSMENVSRAAGSKGWSVNVVSESDEEYRIELAKG, from the coding sequence ATGAGTGAAGTAGTTGATGCACGCGGTCTGTCTTGCCCTCAACCTGTATTGGTTATGTTGAAAAAGACAGAGGCAATGGGGACTGGCAAAGTCGATATTTTGGTTGATACCGAAACTTCCATGGAAAATGTGTCCCGCGCTGCCGGGTCCAAAGGATGGAGTGTTAACGTGGTTTCCGAGTCTGACGAAGAATACCGTATTGAATTAGCCAAGGGGTAA
- the yedE gene encoding YedE family putative selenium transporter yields MGIICVGLVIGLFASLLQYWGNPGNMGICVACFERDIAGAIGMHRAGVVQYVRPEIIGFVLGAMIAAFAAKDFRPRAGSAPVVRFVLGAFAMIGALVFLGCPWRAVLRLAGGDLNAVIGLLGLVVGIGIGTLFFKQGYSLGRSHKTYTSVGLLMPLLMAGLLVLVFLYPQMAGEAKSGVLFYSLKGPGAMHAPLLVSLGIGLLVGVLAQRSRFCTMGAVRDLLLFKQVHLLSGFVALLVAAFVMNLVLGQFNMGFEGQPVAHTQSLWNFMGMVLAGLCFALAGGCPGRQLFMAGEGDGDASVFVFGMIVGAAFAHNFGLASSPKGVGPHGIAAVFIGLAVCLFIGFTMRKKA; encoded by the coding sequence ATGGGCATCATCTGCGTCGGGCTGGTCATCGGCCTGTTTGCTTCCCTGCTGCAATATTGGGGTAATCCCGGCAATATGGGTATTTGTGTGGCCTGTTTTGAGCGAGATATTGCCGGAGCTATTGGCATGCATCGGGCTGGCGTGGTTCAGTATGTCCGGCCAGAGATTATCGGTTTCGTACTCGGTGCCATGATTGCGGCTTTTGCGGCTAAAGATTTTCGGCCTCGTGCCGGATCGGCTCCTGTAGTCCGTTTTGTTTTGGGTGCATTCGCCATGATAGGCGCGTTGGTCTTTTTGGGATGTCCTTGGCGTGCCGTACTTCGTTTGGCTGGTGGTGATCTGAATGCTGTTATCGGTTTGCTCGGTTTGGTTGTCGGTATTGGCATCGGTACTTTGTTTTTCAAGCAAGGATATTCGCTTGGACGCAGCCACAAGACATATACTTCGGTGGGATTGCTTATGCCATTGCTTATGGCAGGGCTTCTTGTGTTGGTTTTCCTGTATCCGCAGATGGCAGGCGAAGCCAAATCCGGTGTGTTGTTTTATAGTTTGAAAGGCCCAGGTGCCATGCATGCGCCATTGCTGGTCTCACTCGGCATTGGTCTTTTGGTCGGTGTGTTGGCCCAGCGGAGCCGGTTCTGCACCATGGGCGCAGTTCGCGACTTGCTTTTGTTCAAGCAAGTGCATCTGTTGTCCGGGTTTGTTGCCCTGTTGGTTGCCGCTTTTGTTATGAATCTCGTCCTTGGTCAGTTCAATATGGGCTTTGAGGGGCAGCCTGTAGCACACACCCAGTCTTTGTGGAACTTCATGGGCATGGTCTTGGCCGGTTTATGTTTTGCTTTGGCAGGTGGTTGTCCTGGTCGCCAGTTGTTCATGGCAGGTGAAGGTGATGGAGATGCTTCCGTGTTTGTGTTCGGTATGATCGTTGGGGCTGCATTTGCACACAACTTTGGTTTGGCAAGTTCTCCAAAGGGTGTCGGACCACATGGCATTGCCGCTGTGTTTATTGGTTTGGCGGTATGTTTGTTCATTGGTTTTACCATGCGCAAAAAGGCGTAA
- a CDS encoding arsenate reductase ArsC: protein MNILFLCTGNSCRSQMAEGWAHHLKGDQMNAYSAGVETHGMNPYAIKVMDEVDIDISGNTSKLIADLPKDIEFDYVVTVCGHAHENCPYFPAKSKVIHVGFDDPPSMVKGLSDEEEILKIYRRVRDDIETFVKSLPQALLSK from the coding sequence ATGAATATTCTCTTTCTTTGCACTGGCAACTCCTGCCGCAGCCAAATGGCTGAAGGGTGGGCACATCATCTTAAAGGCGACCAAATGAACGCCTATTCAGCCGGTGTCGAAACCCACGGTATGAATCCCTACGCGATCAAGGTTATGGATGAGGTCGATATCGATATCTCTGGCAACACTTCCAAACTCATTGCAGATCTGCCCAAAGACATTGAGTTTGATTACGTCGTCACCGTTTGCGGACATGCCCACGAAAACTGTCCCTACTTCCCAGCCAAATCCAAAGTCATACATGTAGGATTCGACGACCCGCCGAGTATGGTAAAAGGACTCTCCGACGAGGAAGAAATTCTGAAAATCTACCGTCGCGTGCGTGATGATATCGAAACTTTTGTAAAATCTCTGCCACAGGCATTACTCTCTAAATAA
- a CDS encoding anion permease — protein sequence MYRLVQFSPIIVTIIMTLFPAPEGLTPEAWYFFSVFAGVVVGLIVEPVPAALVGLAGVTIAAMLGLVDPSPAASRTWALSGFSNSVIWLIFAAFMFALGYQKTGLGKRISLILIKFLGRNTLGLGYAIAFADGILSPFMPSNTARSAGTIYPVVSNIPPMFNSTPDHDPRKIGAYLKWVGIAATCVTSSMFLTALAPNLLALDLIQQASGVTISWGHWASVMLPAMVPLFLLTPWLAYVIYPPTQKQSPEAPAWATSELRKMGKISLKELMMLGYAILALILWIFGKQIGVDSTMAAIFVLTLMVLTGILSWEDVITNKSAWNVLVWFATLVAMASGLSKTGILDWLGNLVAAYLQGMSPSTVVLMLVVLFFVLHYFFASTTAHTTALLPLFMATAAPLMPAPMLAKLALMLAASLGLMGIITPYATGPAPIWYGSGFISQARWWALGAIFGAIFLGTMVILTLVYI from the coding sequence ATGTATCGACTCGTACAATTCTCCCCCATCATCGTGACCATTATCATGACTCTATTCCCTGCTCCCGAGGGGCTTACTCCTGAAGCATGGTATTTCTTCTCCGTCTTTGCCGGTGTCGTTGTCGGGCTCATTGTTGAGCCAGTCCCTGCCGCTTTGGTCGGACTGGCCGGTGTGACAATAGCGGCTATGCTCGGTCTGGTAGACCCTAGCCCAGCGGCCAGCCGTACATGGGCTTTGTCCGGCTTTTCCAACAGCGTCATTTGGCTTATTTTCGCAGCGTTCATGTTCGCCCTTGGCTATCAGAAAACCGGTCTTGGCAAACGAATCAGCCTGATACTCATCAAATTTCTTGGACGTAACACCTTGGGACTGGGGTACGCCATCGCCTTTGCCGACGGCATCCTGTCACCCTTCATGCCTTCCAACACGGCCCGAAGCGCAGGCACCATCTACCCGGTGGTCAGCAATATCCCCCCTATGTTCAATTCCACTCCTGACCACGACCCGCGCAAGATCGGCGCATACCTCAAATGGGTCGGCATCGCCGCAACCTGCGTAACCAGTTCCATGTTCCTGACGGCACTGGCTCCCAATCTGCTGGCCCTCGACCTCATCCAACAGGCATCTGGTGTGACTATCAGCTGGGGACATTGGGCATCTGTAATGCTCCCGGCCATGGTCCCGCTCTTTCTACTCACGCCATGGCTCGCCTATGTTATCTATCCGCCAACCCAAAAACAGTCCCCTGAAGCCCCGGCATGGGCCACTTCAGAACTCCGAAAAATGGGCAAAATTTCCCTCAAAGAATTAATGATGCTCGGATACGCGATCCTGGCTCTGATTCTCTGGATATTCGGCAAACAAATAGGCGTGGATTCAACCATGGCTGCCATATTTGTCCTGACGCTCATGGTCCTGACCGGTATCCTCTCATGGGAAGATGTTATTACCAATAAAAGCGCGTGGAACGTCTTGGTCTGGTTCGCCACACTGGTTGCCATGGCATCGGGTCTAAGCAAAACAGGCATTCTGGATTGGCTCGGCAATCTGGTCGCGGCCTACCTTCAGGGCATGTCACCTTCAACAGTGGTATTAATGCTCGTGGTACTCTTCTTCGTTCTTCACTATTTCTTTGCCAGCACGACAGCCCACACAACAGCACTGCTCCCCTTATTCATGGCGACAGCCGCACCGCTCATGCCTGCCCCCATGCTGGCAAAGCTCGCTCTCATGTTGGCCGCGTCACTTGGCCTCATGGGTATCATAACCCCTTACGCAACCGGTCCCGCGCCCATCTGGTACGGCTCAGGCTTCATCAGTCAGGCCAGATGGTGGGCCCTCGGCGCAATCTTCGGTGCCATATTCCTTGGAACGATGGTCATATTGACATTGGTTTACATCTAA
- a CDS encoding glycosyltransferase: MNIVFVNSTRKWGGVKTWTVDYATELAARGHDVRVFGRQTELIDKLLAAGIAARQIDFGFDYNPLTIGRFIAAFLRSRPDVVIGNIGKDINTAGVAAAILGIPVIQRVGLPGDMVPSPRLRALHAITRPWMLCPSKTVADGVWNRLSHIPADKVKIILNSKKPVNTIKPVGDGPLRLVSTSQINVDKRHSDILDALSAMQTDSVRYDIVGTGKLLEELRERHRSLEEQGVLKWHGFSTNVQAHLAEADIFLLPSENEGMPNALLEAMATGLIPIARDIGGIGEIWPETLADYLMPAKAGPDEFRIILERLMGMNTTQLNALKEASVQACRDTFNLNTKIDEFETWVQTNILKR, encoded by the coding sequence ATGAACATCGTATTCGTCAATTCCACCCGCAAATGGGGCGGGGTCAAGACCTGGACCGTGGACTATGCCACGGAACTGGCCGCACGCGGTCACGATGTTCGCGTTTTCGGACGCCAGACCGAACTTATCGACAAACTGCTGGCCGCTGGAATAGCCGCCCGTCAAATAGACTTCGGATTTGATTACAACCCGCTCACCATTGGTCGATTCATAGCCGCATTCCTACGATCCCGCCCGGACGTAGTCATCGGTAACATCGGCAAGGATATCAATACTGCAGGAGTAGCCGCCGCAATACTCGGCATCCCTGTTATCCAACGAGTCGGATTGCCCGGTGATATGGTTCCTTCCCCTCGCCTTCGCGCCCTGCACGCCATCACTCGACCATGGATGCTTTGTCCTAGCAAGACTGTAGCCGACGGTGTCTGGAACCGATTATCTCACATCCCGGCCGATAAAGTTAAAATCATTCTCAATTCTAAAAAACCCGTAAACACTATTAAACCAGTTGGCGACGGGCCACTCCGTCTTGTTTCCACCAGTCAGATCAATGTGGATAAGCGACATTCGGACATACTCGATGCCCTGTCCGCTATGCAAACCGACTCTGTCCGTTACGATATCGTCGGCACCGGCAAACTGCTTGAAGAGCTTCGCGAAAGACACCGCTCTCTGGAAGAGCAGGGCGTACTTAAATGGCACGGCTTTTCCACCAATGTGCAGGCACATCTGGCCGAAGCTGACATTTTTCTGCTTCCCTCGGAAAACGAGGGAATGCCCAACGCCCTGCTGGAAGCTATGGCCACCGGTCTCATCCCTATTGCCCGCGACATCGGCGGCATTGGCGAAATTTGGCCGGAAACATTGGCAGACTATCTCATGCCCGCCAAAGCTGGACCAGACGAATTTCGAATCATCCTTGAACGACTCATGGGCATGAATACGACTCAACTGAATGCGCTCAAAGAAGCCAGTGTGCAGGCGTGTCGTGACACATTCAACCTCAACACGAAAATAGACGAATTTGAAACGTGGGTTCAGACGAATATCCTTAAAAGATAG
- a CDS encoding Na+/H+ antiporter NhaC family protein, with the protein MDQQSTPRGSALLPLLFFLALFIGTGSYLSAQGVSMAFYQLSAAVAILPAIALSLAMGKGKLDSKINIFLKGVGDINIVTMCIIYLLAGGFASVAKAIGGVDATVNLGLTFIPAELVLPGLFAIAAFVATAMGTSMGTIAAIAPIAAGVAQQTDISSAVLMGTIVGGAMFGDNLSMISDTTIAATRTQGCAMSDKFKMNVRIVLPAALATLILLGLFGSAGGVTHVGDWEFIRVLPYLVILGLAIAGVNVFVVLASGIVLAGAVGLYAVQDYSLLTLSKDIFTGFTGMHEILVLSMLVGGLGELIRYNGGLQWLLEKVNALALKAGRGNKRRSGEFGIAALVSLADACTANNTVAIILTGRLAKEIATDTGVDPRRSASLLDIFSCIVQGVTPYAAQVLLAGSIAGISPVDVVTSNWYCLVLAGIAIVAIVTGWPTLKKKA; encoded by the coding sequence ATGGATCAACAATCAACACCGCGCGGAAGCGCACTGCTCCCACTCCTGTTCTTTCTCGCCCTGTTCATAGGAACAGGATCGTATTTATCCGCACAGGGTGTGAGTATGGCCTTTTATCAACTGTCCGCAGCTGTGGCCATTCTTCCGGCCATAGCTCTCTCCCTTGCCATGGGTAAAGGAAAGCTGGACAGCAAGATCAACATTTTTCTCAAAGGTGTCGGTGACATCAACATCGTCACCATGTGCATAATCTACCTGTTGGCAGGAGGATTCGCCTCAGTCGCCAAGGCCATCGGTGGCGTGGATGCCACCGTCAATCTGGGCCTGACCTTCATCCCGGCAGAACTCGTCCTTCCGGGGCTGTTCGCCATCGCCGCTTTTGTTGCCACGGCCATGGGAACATCCATGGGAACAATTGCCGCCATTGCCCCCATTGCAGCCGGAGTTGCGCAGCAGACCGATATTTCCAGCGCTGTCCTCATGGGGACCATCGTGGGCGGTGCTATGTTCGGCGATAACCTCTCCATGATCTCGGACACCACCATCGCCGCCACCCGTACTCAGGGATGCGCCATGAGTGACAAGTTCAAGATGAACGTACGCATTGTCCTACCGGCGGCATTGGCAACACTTATACTGCTCGGTCTATTCGGCTCGGCGGGTGGCGTCACCCATGTCGGTGATTGGGAATTCATCCGTGTTTTGCCCTATTTGGTCATTCTGGGATTAGCGATTGCGGGTGTGAATGTTTTCGTCGTGCTGGCCTCGGGTATAGTTCTGGCCGGAGCCGTCGGTCTCTATGCCGTACAGGATTATTCCCTGCTCACGTTGTCCAAAGATATCTTCACGGGTTTTACCGGCATGCATGAAATCCTTGTCTTGTCCATGCTCGTGGGCGGTCTTGGAGAACTCATCCGCTATAACGGCGGCCTGCAATGGCTGCTTGAAAAGGTCAATGCCCTCGCACTCAAGGCAGGACGCGGTAACAAACGGAGATCCGGTGAATTCGGTATTGCGGCACTGGTCTCATTGGCCGACGCATGCACGGCCAACAACACGGTCGCCATCATCCTTACCGGCCGTCTCGCCAAGGAAATCGCCACGGATACCGGCGTTGACCCACGACGTAGCGCAAGCCTGCTGGATATCTTCTCCTGCATTGTTCAAGGTGTGACTCCGTACGCAGCTCAAGTACTTCTCGCCGGTTCCATAGCCGGGATATCCCCTGTAGATGTTGTTACGAGCAACTGGTATTGTCTTGTACTTGCCGGAATAGCTATCGTAGCTATCGTCACAGGTTGGCCTACGCTCAAAAAGAAAGCGTAA
- a CDS encoding response regulator produces MAEKVLLIDDEVEFLEALSERMELRGMNVTTAETAGNAVTALDTNEYDAIVLDLQMPDMNGIDMLKVIKKSHPEMQVILLTGQATLEAGIQAMKLGAMDFMEKPADIESLTEKIRKAQAKKMVIVEKKTADKVNDILKSKGW; encoded by the coding sequence ATGGCAGAAAAAGTATTGCTTATCGACGACGAAGTTGAATTTTTGGAAGCTCTGTCCGAGCGTATGGAATTGCGTGGCATGAATGTTACCACTGCTGAGACCGCTGGTAATGCCGTCACTGCACTGGATACCAATGAATATGATGCTATCGTGCTTGATTTGCAGATGCCTGACATGAACGGCATCGACATGCTCAAGGTCATCAAGAAAAGTCATCCTGAGATGCAGGTCATTCTGCTCACAGGACAGGCAACCCTTGAGGCTGGAATTCAGGCCATGAAACTCGGTGCCATGGACTTCATGGAGAAGCCTGCCGATATCGAGTCCTTGACCGAAAAGATTCGTAAGGCTCAGGCCAAGAAAATGGTCATCGTGGAAAAGAAAACCGCCGACAAGGTGAATGACATCCTGAAGTCCAAAGGCTGGTAG
- a CDS encoding sensor histidine kinase: MTQTINTREGLQFFGRVSASVSHEIKNVFAVINEAAGLIEDLTLMAERGIPLRPDRLKSAANSIQGQIQRGDSIIKNMNAFAHSTDEDVREVNLVEILDLTTALATRLADMQQIRLTMGDCEPVSLFANPFDLMQVLHSSIAAAVKNMDAGDSLVVSVKPVNGGASFSLSAPGKDAPLKNDELFSSMAQTMNVDVSTDEDLRTTELFLRAQNGAE; the protein is encoded by the coding sequence ATGACACAGACAATAAATACCCGTGAAGGGCTCCAGTTTTTCGGACGCGTCAGCGCGTCCGTGTCGCACGAGATCAAAAACGTTTTTGCTGTCATTAATGAGGCAGCGGGATTGATCGAGGACTTGACGCTTATGGCAGAACGCGGCATTCCTCTTCGGCCCGATCGGCTGAAGAGTGCTGCTAATTCCATCCAAGGTCAGATTCAGCGCGGCGACTCCATCATTAAGAACATGAATGCCTTTGCGCACTCAACGGATGAGGATGTTCGTGAGGTGAACCTCGTGGAAATTCTCGATTTGACTACGGCTCTGGCAACTCGTCTTGCCGATATGCAGCAGATCCGGCTGACAATGGGTGACTGTGAACCAGTCTCTTTGTTTGCCAACCCCTTTGATCTGATGCAGGTGTTGCACTCCTCAATTGCAGCCGCGGTTAAAAATATGGACGCAGGCGACTCCCTGGTCGTGAGCGTGAAACCCGTCAATGGTGGAGCATCGTTCTCCCTTTCCGCTCCCGGAAAGGATGCACCGCTGAAGAATGACGAATTGTTTTCATCCATGGCGCAGACCATGAACGTCGATGTTTCGACGGATGAAGACTTGCGGACCACCGAACTGTTCCTCAGGGCGCAGAACGGGGCCGAGTAA
- a CDS encoding response regulator translates to MKVLLVDDEVELVSAMAERLGFRGVDADWTDNGEEALKMAATTEYAVAVLDMKMPKLSGLELMKLLAKEHPGMKYIFLSGHGSESDFKAGCAAGCNYLIKPIQIEDLMAKIQEAIG, encoded by the coding sequence ATGAAAGTGCTGCTGGTTGACGATGAAGTGGAACTGGTTTCCGCCATGGCTGAAAGACTTGGTTTTCGCGGTGTGGATGCGGATTGGACCGATAATGGAGAGGAAGCTCTGAAAATGGCTGCCACAACCGAATATGCCGTAGCAGTGCTCGATATGAAAATGCCCAAACTCAGTGGCTTGGAACTCATGAAATTGTTGGCCAAAGAACATCCGGGCATGAAGTACATTTTTCTTTCCGGCCATGGCTCGGAATCCGATTTTAAGGCTGGTTGCGCAGCCGGGTGCAATTATTTGATCAAGCCTATCCAGATTGAAGATTTGATGGCCAAAATTCAGGAAGCCATTGGCTGA